One region of Danio aesculapii chromosome 7, fDanAes4.1, whole genome shotgun sequence genomic DNA includes:
- the sema4bb gene encoding semaphorin-4B, translating into MATKCKVQWKISVESTNSVWLSFWSIWIFLAGVLQSTMASEDDVTARISFTYNAEGRSVSEFSVNGVLNYSALLLSPDENKIYVGARENIFSLSLDNISVTHLQKTLTWSTPETKRGECIFKGKDPQTDCFNYIKILLRLNSTHLFVCGTYAFSPICTYINISSFSLEADDKGEPIMEDGRGRCPFNPEYRSTAITVDGELYTATVSNFQGNEPTIYRSLGSGTPLKTENSLNWLQDPAFVGSAHITGSDSERSDDQIYFFFSETGKEFDFFDNTIVSRIARVCKEDQGGERVLQKKWTTFLKAQLLCSLPDDGFPFNIIQDVYVLPAKSKKNTLLYAVFASQWSKGLAGSSAVCVFSMDQVDRAFTGRYKEVNRETQQWYTYTQSVPEPRPGMCITNSSRQLGIDSSLDMPDKVLNFVKDHFLMDRPVRSQPVLFTHTVHYTQIAVHHVKGLHIAYDVMFIGTADGHLQKAVNVAGMMHIIEEIQLFPEQQPIQQIELDSAKGLLFVSSHSGIVQLPVANCSFHNNCGECVLARDPYCAWTGTHCTDVTHVPPQSQWQQDIEEADTSKCNSTMLRVDSGSSVSPRSFPNSQTSDCELIVIPANTLQLLPCNLRSNHAHRKWLYKPNVSHFLFPSTDGGLVVSGRAGSDEVFSCWSEERGFWQLLANYCVKAELLSETTTKIGRKEAPFLIQSIASDILSEESEAHSAQHRIKTYGTELAVVCVLLAVCVLSFGLSVVYRHRGRMKEVLRGGEQPGGAQKSTVHPGESLPLNAGAPPTSPSEHKSYQTLGESCSYIIAPAETNTPQKSEETQILKPAPQNGYKESHVEVSDISPRPRVRLGSEIRDSVV; encoded by the exons atgcAGAAGGGCGATCAGTGAGCGAGTTCTCTGTGAATGGTGTGCTCAACTATTCAGCTCTTCTGCTGAGCCCAGATGAAAACAAGATCTATGTGGGAGCCAGAGAGAACATATTCTCCCTCAGCCTGGACAACATCAGCGTGACGCACCTACAGAAAACA CTCACGTGGAGCACTCCTGAAACAAAGAGGGGAGAGTGTATCTTTAAGGGAAAAGACCCCCAG ACTGATTGTTTCAACTACATCAAGATTTTACTGCGTCTGAACAGCAcacatctgtttgtgtgtggaaCGTATGCATTCAGCCCTATCTGCACTTACATT AACATTTCAAGTTTTTCACTGGAAGCAGATGATAAGGGTGAACCCATTATGGAGGACGGCCGTGGACGCTGTCCATTTAATCCAGAATACAGATCTACAGCTATTACAGTGG ATGGGGAACTGTACACTGCTACTGTCAGTAACTTCCAAGGAAATGAACCCACCATATATAGGAGTCTGGGGTCTGGCACCCCTCTGAAAACGGAGAACTCTCTCAACTGGCTCCAGG ACCCAGCGTTTGTAGGTTCTGCTCACATTACTGGTTCGGACAGCGAGAGGAGTGATGATCAGATCTACTTTTTCTTCAGTGAGACGGGGAAGGAGTTTGACTTCTTTGATAACACCATAGTGTCCAGGATTGCACGTGTGTGTAAG GAGGATCAAGGTGGAGAGAGAGTCCTGCAGAAGAAATGGACCACATTTCTGAAAGCTCAACTTTTGTGTTCGTTACCAGATGATGGCTTTCCTTTCAACATCATACAGGATGTATATGTACTTCCAGCCAAAAGCAAGAAAAACACACTCCTTTATGCAGTCTTTGCTTCTCAATG GAGTAAAGGTCTTGCAGGCagttctgcagtgtgtgtgttcagcatggATCAGGTGGATCGAGCCTTTACTGGCCGTTACAAAGAGGTGAATCGAGAGACTCAGCAGTGGTACACATACACTCAATCTGTACCTGAACCACGACCAGGAATG tGTATTACTAATAGCTCAAGGCAGCTGGGAATAGACTCGTCTCTGGATATGCCAGATAAGGTACTAAACTTTGTGAAGGACCACTTCCTGATGGACCGTCCTGTCAGAAGTCAGCCTGTGCTCTTTACACACACTGTGCACTACACGCAAATCGCTGTGCACCACGTGAAGGGCCTCCACATAGCTTATGACGTGATGTTTATCGGCACAG CTGATGGACATCTGCAGAAGGCTGTGAATGTAGCTGGTATGATGCACATCATTGAGGAGATCCAGCTATTCCCAGAACAACAACCAATACAGCAAATAGAGCTGGATTCAGctaag GGTCTATTATTTGTGTCGTCACACTCTGGCATTGTTCAGCTGCCAGTAGCAAACTGCAGTTTCCATAACAACTGTGGCGAGTGTGTTTTGGCCAGAGACCCATACTGTGCTTGGACAGGCACACACTGTACTGACGTCACGCATGTCCCACCACAAAG CCAATGGCAACAAGATATTGAGGAAGCAGACACTTCAAAATGCAACAGCACCATGCTCAGAGTGGACTCTGGGAGCTCAG TATCACCGCGTTCTTTCCCAAATTCCCAAACATCTGATTGCGAGCTCATCGTCATCCCAGCAAACACTCTTCAACTTCTACCCTGCAACCTTCGCTCCAACCATGCCCACAGAAAATGGCTATACAAACCAAACGTGAGTCACTTTCTGTTCCCCAGCACAGACGGTGGATTGGTAGTCAGCGGCCGAGCTGGCAGCGACGAGGTCTTCTCATGTTGGTCAGAAGAACGTGGCTTTTGGCAACTCTTGGCCAATTACTGCGTGAAGGCCGAACTATTATCTGAAACCACAACCAAAATCGGCCGcaaggaagcaccatttttaatCCAAAGCATAGCATCAGACATCCTGTCTGAGGAATCCGAAGCACACTCCGCTCAACATCGCATAAAGACGTACGGCACAGAACTGGCGGTGGTGTGCGTGTTATTAGCGGTATGTGTGCTTTCGTTTGGGCTTTCAGTAGTGTATCGACACAGAGGTCGGATGAAGGAGGTGCTCAGAGGAGGAGAGCAACCTGGCGGAGCCCAGAAGAGCACAGTCCACCCTGGGGAGAGCTTACCTCTCAATGCTGGTGCACCTCCAACCTCGCCATCCGAACACAAAAGCTACCAGACCTTGGGGGAAAGCTGTAGTTACATAATCGCTCCGGCAGAGACAAACACACCGCAGAAATCAGAGGAAACACAGATACTCAAGCCAGCACCACAGAATGGCTATAAAGAGAGTCATGTGGAGGTCAGTGACATTAGCCCTCGTCCCCGGGTACGGCTGGGCTCTGAGATTAGAGACTCTGTGGTGTAA